In Corynebacterium guangdongense, one DNA window encodes the following:
- a CDS encoding 1-phosphofructokinase family hexose kinase: MITTLTPNPSIDQTMALSEELHRGRVHRPHEVTRTAGGKGINVTRAIALAGRSSVAVFPAPANDPFIALALESGFRFHNVDVHDLVRICMTVTEPDGTTTKFNGPGARLSANEADLLVQDFLISSYNASSVVLAGSLPPGLDMDWYSTVIEQVRAQRPEIFIAVDTSGEALWETVHGSATGTPDLIKPNSAELATLVGSDWSGDDMEAAAAEGDFAPVVAATAALRDQGISQVLVTLGGAGALLATEEGSWHASLSEPVTVVSTVGAGDAALAGYLMALHSRRSLPVALAQSVAYGTAAISLPGTQMPTPQHADARLINVVPVTV, translated from the coding sequence ATGATCACCACTTTGACGCCCAATCCGAGCATCGACCAGACGATGGCGCTCAGCGAGGAACTTCACCGCGGGCGGGTGCACCGGCCCCACGAGGTGACGCGTACCGCAGGCGGCAAGGGCATCAACGTCACCCGCGCCATCGCCCTGGCAGGGCGTTCTTCCGTGGCGGTCTTCCCTGCTCCGGCCAACGATCCCTTCATCGCCCTCGCACTGGAGTCAGGCTTCCGTTTCCACAACGTCGACGTCCACGACCTGGTCCGGATCTGCATGACGGTGACCGAACCGGACGGAACCACCACCAAGTTCAATGGCCCGGGCGCGCGTCTGTCGGCGAATGAGGCGGATCTCCTCGTCCAGGATTTCCTCATCTCCTCCTACAACGCCTCCTCCGTCGTCCTGGCGGGTTCGCTGCCGCCCGGCCTGGACATGGACTGGTACAGCACGGTGATCGAGCAGGTGCGTGCGCAGCGTCCGGAGATCTTCATCGCCGTCGACACCTCGGGGGAGGCACTGTGGGAGACCGTCCACGGTTCCGCCACGGGCACGCCCGACCTGATCAAGCCCAACTCCGCAGAGCTCGCGACCCTGGTCGGCTCCGACTGGAGCGGCGACGACATGGAGGCCGCGGCCGCCGAGGGTGATTTCGCCCCCGTTGTCGCCGCCACCGCCGCCCTGCGCGATCAGGGCATCTCCCAGGTACTGGTCACCCTGGGCGGGGCAGGGGCGTTGCTGGCCACCGAGGAGGGATCCTGGCACGCCAGTCTGAGCGAGCCGGTCACGGTGGTTTCCACGGTGGGGGCGGGCGACGCCGCCTTGGCCGGCTATCTCATGGCCCTGCACTCCCGCCGGTCTCTGCCGGTGGCCCTGGCCCAGTCAGTCGCCTACGGGACCGCGGCCATTTCGCTGCCGGGCACACAGATGCCCACGCCCCAGCATGCCGACGCCCGGCTGATCAACGTCGTCCCCGTCACAGTCTGA
- the nrdR gene encoding transcriptional regulator NrdR — protein sequence MYCPFCHHEQSRVIDSRVIDAGTTIRRRRECTSCHGRFTTMEKAILLVVKRNGLTEPFSREKLIRGVRRACQGRDVSDDSLKKLAQEVEETVRGHGSSQVDANQIGLAILDPLRELDEVAYLRFASVYKSFDSAEDFESEIRLMRRRDRDD from the coding sequence GTGTATTGCCCGTTCTGCCACCATGAGCAGTCCCGAGTCATTGATTCCCGCGTCATCGACGCCGGCACCACAATCCGTCGTCGGCGGGAATGCACCTCGTGCCACGGCCGATTCACCACCATGGAGAAGGCCATTCTCCTGGTGGTCAAGCGCAACGGGCTGACCGAGCCCTTCAGCCGGGAAAAACTCATCCGAGGCGTCCGTCGTGCGTGCCAGGGGCGGGACGTGTCCGACGACTCGTTGAAAAAGCTCGCGCAGGAGGTGGAGGAGACCGTGCGCGGTCACGGCAGCTCCCAGGTCGACGCGAACCAGATCGGCCTGGCCATCCTCGATCCGCTGCGCGAACTGGATGAGGTGGCCTACCTGCGCTTCGCCTCGGTGTACAAGTCCTTCGACAGCGCGGAGGACTTCGAGTCGGAGATCCGGCTCATGCGCCGACGCGACCGCGACGATTAG
- the lexA gene encoding transcriptional repressor LexA, which produces MAEKKTAKKSGKQKPDAATLSDRQRRILEVIRDAIVLRGYPPSIREIGDACGLHSTSSVAYQLKQLEEKGFLKRDPNKPRAVDIRHLNENGMGPAAPASTGRAAAPAKAGSPDDTVGTTYVPVVGQIAAGTPILAEQNIDEYYPMPAHLVGDGELYMLRVVGESMRDAGILPGDWVVVRSQKVAENGDFVAALLDGEATVKEFHKDSSGVWLMPHNDAFSPIPGDDAEIMGKVVSVMRKL; this is translated from the coding sequence ATGGCCGAGAAGAAGACGGCGAAGAAGAGCGGCAAGCAGAAGCCGGACGCCGCAACCCTAAGTGACCGGCAGCGACGGATTCTCGAGGTCATCCGTGACGCCATCGTGCTGCGCGGCTACCCGCCCAGCATCCGGGAGATCGGTGACGCCTGTGGCCTGCATTCGACCTCCTCGGTGGCCTACCAGCTCAAACAACTGGAGGAGAAGGGCTTCCTCAAGCGCGATCCCAACAAACCCCGCGCCGTAGACATTCGTCACCTGAATGAGAACGGGATGGGCCCGGCGGCGCCGGCATCGACCGGTCGGGCCGCCGCGCCGGCGAAGGCCGGATCCCCGGACGACACGGTCGGCACCACCTATGTTCCGGTCGTCGGCCAGATCGCGGCCGGCACGCCGATCCTCGCCGAACAGAACATCGACGAGTACTACCCGATGCCCGCCCACCTGGTGGGCGACGGAGAGCTGTACATGCTCCGGGTGGTCGGCGAATCCATGCGTGACGCCGGCATCCTGCCGGGCGACTGGGTCGTCGTCCGCTCGCAGAAGGTCGCCGAGAACGGCGACTTCGTCGCCGCGCTCCTCGACGGCGAGGCCACCGTCAAGGAGTTCCACAAGGATTCCTCCGGCGTCTGGCTGATGCCGCACAACGACGCCTTCTCCCCCATCCCCGGTGACGACGCCGAGATCATGGGCAAGGTCGTCTCTGTCATGCGCAAGCTCTGA
- the hrpA gene encoding ATP-dependent RNA helicase HrpA, with product MTSAADAPTRDELYDALAGVSLADERSFRRRLRKARAPKALSAIGDEIAQAAARVSAIDAAIPEIEYPEQLPVSAHRDEIAEAIENNQVVIIAGETGSGKTTQIPKICLDLGRGRRGLIGHTQPRRLAARTVAERIAQELGQQIGETVGYAIRFDDRISKTSAVKLMTDGILLAEMQRDRYLNAYDTIIIDEAHERSLNIDFLLGYLKTLLPQRPDLKVIITSATIDPERFAEHFASADGSPAPIIEVSGRTYPVEIRYRPLQFEAAGKLVDQDPLDGLCEAIEELMAEGPGDILCFFAGERDIRDAMEAIEGRRWRGVEVTPLFGRLSNEEQHRVFSPHSGRRIVLATNIAETSLTVPGIHYVVDTGTARISRYSTRTKVQRLPIEPISQASANQRSGRSGRVADGIAIRLYSQEDFESRPEFTDPEILRTNLASVILQMISLHLGDIEAFPFIQPPENKAIRDGVNLLHELGALEETKDATDSPHVLTKVGRELSRLPVDPRMARMLVEANRLGVLDDVTVIVAAMTIQDVRERPTEEKAQADQKHARFKDQNSDFLASLKLWDYINESRDDLSGNQFRKRMKSEYLHYMRIREWYDLVRQLRDVSRQLGWSRREDVATPRDPDGIHQSLLTGLLSNIGARIGNSKEFQGARGTKFMVFPGSALAKKPPEFIMAAELVETSRLWARDVASIESVWVERAGGALLKHTYSEPVWSRKRGAAMAHQKTTLYGVTIVADRLVPYHRVDAEAARDMFIRHALIEGDWNTHHEFYRRNSDRLAHAAEFEEKARRRGLVVDEDTLFDFYDAKLPDSVTTSRTFDRWWKTKGTEDPDFLDFDPAALLSDDAAAITGEAFPDTWRAGSLTFDLSYLFEPGHPRDGVSVHVPVPLLAGVSTEGFDWLVPGLREELVTELIRSLPKPVRRTVVPAPDFAARVMPLLRPLESPLIEQVADALRHLGGHGINAIDFQPAKLPPHLKMTYAAVDKRGKIIDSDKDLAVLQQRQAGAVRASVSKRARNVETDSVPTWTGENLGDVPEEITQTIDGHQVKAYPALAATKDGVEVKVLPTKAAADASMMTATLTMLMRSITVNAKQMVKGLPLQQRVAIDHYPHGGLDGLVEDARVAAIRDLMMKNGGPVRSPDKFEELCARVAPGVPGEVRRVVVGLAPALVIHSKVVAELDKWSGPAIDDMNRQLDFMLPRQAITVHGLIHLQHLGRYLDAMLIRLQEMGLDPDKDADRQDVVESVKRYLSTKLKTLPTHRANSKAVRDIGWMIQELRVSLFAQRLGTARPISARRIEKAVDKL from the coding sequence ATGACTAGTGCTGCTGATGCCCCCACCCGCGATGAACTCTACGACGCGCTCGCCGGAGTCTCGCTCGCCGACGAGCGCTCCTTCCGGCGACGCCTGCGCAAGGCCCGCGCGCCCAAGGCCCTGAGCGCGATCGGCGACGAGATCGCCCAGGCCGCCGCCCGGGTGTCGGCGATCGACGCCGCCATCCCGGAGATCGAGTACCCCGAGCAGCTCCCGGTCTCCGCCCACCGCGACGAGATCGCGGAGGCCATCGAGAACAACCAGGTCGTCATCATCGCCGGCGAGACCGGCTCCGGCAAGACGACCCAGATCCCCAAGATCTGCCTTGATCTGGGGCGGGGACGCCGCGGCCTCATCGGCCACACCCAGCCGCGCCGACTCGCGGCCCGCACCGTCGCCGAACGCATCGCCCAGGAGCTGGGACAGCAGATCGGCGAGACCGTCGGCTACGCCATCCGCTTCGACGACCGGATCTCGAAAACCTCCGCGGTCAAGCTGATGACTGACGGCATTCTGCTGGCGGAGATGCAGCGCGACCGATACCTCAACGCCTACGACACCATCATCATCGATGAGGCCCACGAGCGTTCGCTCAACATTGACTTCCTGCTCGGTTACCTGAAGACGCTGCTGCCCCAGCGCCCCGACCTCAAGGTGATCATCACCTCCGCGACGATCGACCCGGAGCGTTTCGCCGAGCACTTCGCGTCGGCCGACGGCTCCCCGGCCCCGATCATCGAGGTGTCCGGGCGCACCTACCCGGTGGAGATCCGCTACCGCCCCCTCCAGTTCGAGGCGGCGGGCAAGCTGGTCGATCAGGACCCGCTGGACGGACTGTGCGAGGCCATCGAAGAGCTCATGGCCGAAGGCCCGGGCGACATTCTCTGCTTCTTCGCTGGAGAACGCGACATCCGCGACGCCATGGAGGCCATCGAAGGGCGCCGCTGGCGGGGCGTGGAAGTCACCCCCCTGTTCGGGCGACTCTCCAACGAAGAGCAGCACCGAGTCTTTAGCCCCCACTCGGGCCGGCGCATCGTGCTGGCGACCAACATCGCCGAGACTTCCCTGACCGTGCCGGGCATCCACTACGTCGTGGACACCGGCACCGCGCGCATCTCCCGATACTCGACCCGCACGAAAGTGCAGCGTCTGCCGATCGAGCCGATTTCCCAGGCGTCGGCGAACCAGCGTTCAGGACGTTCCGGCCGTGTGGCCGACGGTATCGCCATCCGTCTGTACTCCCAGGAGGACTTCGAGTCCCGCCCCGAGTTCACAGACCCGGAGATTCTGCGCACCAACCTGGCCAGCGTCATCCTCCAGATGATCTCGCTGCACCTGGGTGACATCGAGGCCTTCCCCTTCATCCAGCCCCCGGAGAACAAGGCCATCCGGGACGGGGTGAACCTGCTCCACGAACTCGGCGCCCTCGAGGAAACGAAGGACGCCACCGACTCCCCGCACGTGCTCACCAAGGTGGGCCGCGAGCTCTCCCGACTGCCGGTCGACCCCCGGATGGCCCGCATGCTCGTCGAGGCCAACCGTCTCGGTGTCCTGGACGACGTCACCGTCATTGTCGCGGCCATGACCATCCAGGACGTGCGTGAACGCCCCACCGAGGAAAAGGCGCAGGCTGATCAGAAGCACGCCCGCTTCAAGGACCAGAACTCCGATTTCCTGGCTTCGCTCAAACTATGGGACTACATCAACGAATCCCGCGACGACCTCTCCGGCAACCAGTTCCGCAAGCGCATGAAGTCGGAGTACCTCCACTACATGCGTATCCGCGAGTGGTACGACCTCGTTCGCCAGCTGCGCGACGTCTCCCGCCAGCTCGGCTGGTCCCGCCGGGAGGACGTCGCCACCCCGCGGGATCCGGACGGCATCCACCAGTCACTGCTGACGGGACTGCTGTCGAACATCGGAGCGCGGATCGGCAACTCCAAGGAGTTCCAGGGCGCCCGTGGCACCAAGTTCATGGTCTTTCCCGGGTCTGCGCTGGCCAAGAAGCCCCCGGAGTTCATCATGGCCGCGGAGCTGGTCGAGACCTCGCGCCTATGGGCACGCGACGTCGCCTCCATCGAGTCCGTCTGGGTCGAGCGCGCCGGCGGTGCCCTGCTCAAGCACACCTATTCCGAACCGGTGTGGTCCCGCAAACGCGGCGCGGCCATGGCCCACCAGAAGACCACCCTATACGGGGTGACCATCGTCGCCGACCGGCTGGTCCCCTACCACCGGGTCGACGCCGAGGCCGCGCGGGACATGTTCATCCGCCACGCGCTCATTGAGGGTGACTGGAACACCCACCACGAGTTCTACCGCCGCAACTCCGACCGTCTGGCCCACGCCGCCGAGTTCGAGGAGAAGGCCCGCCGACGCGGCCTGGTGGTTGACGAGGACACGCTCTTCGACTTCTACGACGCCAAGCTTCCGGACTCGGTGACCACCTCGCGTACCTTCGACCGGTGGTGGAAGACAAAGGGGACCGAGGACCCGGACTTCCTCGACTTCGATCCCGCCGCCCTGCTCAGTGACGATGCCGCCGCCATCACCGGGGAAGCCTTCCCGGACACGTGGCGGGCCGGAAGCCTGACCTTCGATCTCTCCTACCTCTTCGAACCGGGCCATCCCCGCGACGGCGTGAGCGTGCACGTGCCCGTTCCTCTGCTCGCCGGCGTGAGCACCGAGGGGTTCGACTGGCTGGTGCCTGGTCTGCGCGAGGAGCTGGTCACCGAGCTGATCAGATCCCTGCCCAAGCCGGTGCGCCGCACGGTCGTTCCGGCACCGGATTTCGCTGCCCGGGTGATGCCGTTGCTGCGCCCGCTGGAATCCCCCCTCATCGAGCAGGTCGCCGACGCGTTGCGTCACCTGGGGGGCCACGGCATCAACGCCATCGACTTCCAGCCCGCGAAGTTGCCGCCGCACCTGAAGATGACCTACGCGGCCGTGGACAAGCGCGGCAAGATCATTGACTCGGACAAAGATCTCGCCGTTCTCCAACAGCGCCAGGCCGGTGCGGTCCGGGCGTCGGTGAGCAAGCGGGCCCGCAACGTCGAGACGGATTCGGTCCCGACGTGGACGGGTGAGAATCTCGGTGACGTCCCGGAGGAGATCACCCAGACCATCGACGGCCACCAGGTGAAGGCCTACCCCGCGTTGGCCGCCACCAAGGACGGCGTGGAGGTCAAGGTTCTGCCCACGAAGGCCGCCGCTGACGCGTCCATGATGACGGCGACGCTGACGATGCTCATGCGCTCCATCACTGTCAACGCCAAGCAGATGGTCAAGGGACTCCCCCTGCAGCAACGCGTGGCCATCGACCATTACCCGCACGGCGGCCTCGACGGCCTGGTCGAGGACGCCCGAGTCGCGGCCATCCGCGACCTGATGATGAAGAACGGTGGCCCGGTCCGCTCCCCGGACAAGTTCGAGGAGCTGTGTGCCCGGGTCGCCCCCGGAGTCCCAGGAGAGGTGCGTCGGGTGGTCGTGGGGCTGGCCCCGGCGCTGGTGATCCACTCGAAGGTGGTCGCGGAACTGGACAAGTGGTCAGGTCCCGCCATCGACGACATGAACCGCCAACTGGACTTCATGCTTCCCAGGCAGGCGATCACCGTCCACGGGCTGATTCACCTGCAGCACCTCGGCCGATACCTTGACGCCATGCTCATTCGGCTCCAGGAGATGGGGCTGGATCCGGACAAGGACGCTGACCGGCAGGACGTGGTCGAATCGGTCAAGCGGTACCTCTCGACGAAGCTGAAGACGTTGCCGACACACAGGGCCAATTCCAAAGCCGTCCGCGACATCGGCTGGATGATTCAGGAACTGCGTGTCAGCCTGTTCGCACAACGTCTGGGCACCGCCCGGCCCATCTCGGCCCGCCGGATTGAAAAGGCGGTCGACAAACTCTAA
- a CDS encoding hydrogen peroxide-inducible genes activator: MSNKEYRPTLAQLRTFVTIAENKHFGTAANKLSISQPSLSQALVALETGLGIQLIERSTRKVIVTPAGEQLLPYAKSTLEAADAFLAQSRGAHGTLTGPLTIGLIPTIAPYILSGLLSAINEEFTDLEPRIVEEQTKYLLQQLRDGQIDVAVIALPSEVTGMIEHSLYTEDFAVALPEGHPLANRNDLTLEDLADLELLLLDDGHCLRDQVLDLCRRASLNPSEVTNTITRAASLTTIIQLVISGLGATLVPISAIEAEARRPGVAISYFAEGVQAEREIGLVYRSSSTRSVEFLRLGELVTSAFQTAVAEQEPVRSEAVVK, from the coding sequence ATGAGCAATAAGGAGTATCGCCCGACGTTGGCCCAGCTGCGCACGTTCGTGACGATTGCCGAGAACAAGCACTTCGGTACCGCCGCCAACAAACTGAGCATTTCCCAGCCTTCACTTTCCCAGGCCCTGGTGGCGCTGGAGACGGGACTCGGAATCCAGCTGATCGAGCGTTCCACCCGAAAGGTCATCGTCACCCCCGCCGGCGAGCAGCTCCTGCCCTACGCCAAATCGACGCTGGAGGCCGCCGACGCCTTCCTGGCCCAGTCCCGTGGCGCGCACGGCACCCTGACCGGCCCGCTGACCATCGGCCTCATCCCCACGATCGCCCCCTACATCCTGTCGGGCCTGCTCTCGGCCATCAACGAGGAGTTCACCGACCTGGAGCCGCGCATCGTCGAGGAGCAGACCAAGTACCTGCTCCAGCAGCTGCGCGACGGCCAGATCGACGTTGCCGTCATCGCCCTGCCTTCGGAGGTCACCGGCATGATCGAGCACTCCCTGTACACGGAGGATTTCGCCGTCGCACTGCCGGAAGGCCACCCGCTTGCCAACCGCAACGACCTCACGCTGGAGGATCTCGCCGATCTCGAGCTGCTGCTGCTCGACGACGGGCACTGCCTCCGCGACCAGGTCCTCGACCTGTGCCGACGGGCCTCCCTCAACCCCTCCGAGGTCACCAACACCATCACCCGCGCCGCCTCGCTGACGACGATCATCCAGCTGGTCATCAGCGGTCTCGGCGCGACCCTGGTCCCGATATCCGCCATCGAGGCCGAGGCCCGCCGACCGGGTGTGGCCATCTCCTACTTCGCCGAGGGGGTCCAGGCCGAACGCGAGATCGGACTGGTCTACCGCTCCTCCTCCACGCGCTCGGTCGAGTTCCTGCGCCTGGGTGAGCTAGTCACCTCCGCCTTCCAGACGGCCGTCGCCGAGCAGGAACCCGTGCGCTCCGAGGCCGTCGTGAAGTAG
- a CDS encoding HPr family phosphocarrier protein — MASRIVRVGSTVGLHARPAAAIADVALTFNEEIMLHLVGEDDEGADASSSLMIMALGAQQGDRVEVRSTNPKAVDAIADLVAANLDHGRRDATL, encoded by the coding sequence ATGGCCAGCAGGATTGTCAGGGTGGGATCCACCGTCGGCCTGCACGCCCGCCCTGCCGCAGCAATCGCGGACGTGGCGCTGACCTTCAACGAGGAGATCATGCTCCATCTCGTGGGCGAGGATGACGAGGGCGCCGACGCCAGCTCCTCGTTGATGATCATGGCGCTCGGTGCCCAGCAGGGAGACCGGGTCGAGGTCAGGTCCACCAATCCGAAGGCGGTCGACGCGATCGCTGATCTCGTCGCCGCCAATCTGGATCACGGTCGACGCGACGCGACCTTGTGA
- a CDS encoding DeoR/GlpR family DNA-binding transcription regulator, whose translation MYAEERRRQIASLTAVEGRVNVTELAEKFGVTAETIRRDLAVLDREGIVHRVHGGAVASQSFQTTEFTLDDRFRSAPSAKLAIARAAVEHLPPAGGSVFLDAGTTINALADLMAENPAADQWSVVTNSLPIALSLSARDLDSVQLLGGQVRSITQAVVGDTALRTLALMRADVAFMGTNALTLDHGLSTADSQEAAVKAAMVTNAHKVVVLCDATKLGNDYLVSFAAIDQIDVIITDSAAPEPFIEALREREIDVIIADAE comes from the coding sequence ATGTACGCCGAGGAACGTCGTCGCCAGATTGCCTCGTTGACCGCGGTCGAGGGCCGGGTCAACGTCACCGAACTCGCCGAGAAGTTCGGTGTCACCGCCGAGACGATACGACGGGACCTTGCGGTACTCGACCGCGAAGGCATCGTGCACCGGGTTCATGGTGGCGCAGTGGCCAGCCAAAGTTTCCAAACCACGGAGTTCACGCTCGATGACCGCTTCCGTTCCGCCCCTTCGGCGAAACTGGCCATCGCCCGCGCCGCGGTCGAGCACCTCCCCCCGGCGGGCGGGTCCGTGTTCCTCGACGCCGGCACCACCATCAACGCCCTGGCCGATCTGATGGCGGAGAACCCGGCGGCCGACCAGTGGTCGGTGGTCACCAACAGCCTCCCCATCGCGCTGAGCCTGTCAGCCCGGGATCTCGACTCCGTGCAGCTGCTGGGCGGCCAAGTCCGCTCCATCACCCAGGCCGTGGTCGGTGACACCGCCCTGCGCACGTTGGCGCTCATGCGCGCGGACGTCGCGTTCATGGGAACCAACGCCCTGACCCTGGACCACGGCCTGTCGACGGCGGATTCACAGGAGGCCGCGGTCAAGGCCGCGATGGTGACCAACGCCCATAAGGTCGTCGTGCTCTGCGACGCGACCAAACTCGGTAACGACTATCTCGTCAGTTTCGCCGCCATCGACCAGATCGACGTCATAATCACGGACTCGGCGGCCCCGGAGCCCTTCATCGAGGCACTGCGTGAACGGGAGATCGACGTCATCATCGCCGACGCCGAGTAA
- a CDS encoding uracil-xanthine permease family protein — translation MNKTFGWTLHGDGQAIAPGDVVAPDERLSWPRTIGIGMQHVVAMFGATLLVPTLTGFPVNTTLLFSGLGTIIFLLVTANRLPSYLGSSFAFIAPLSASQAHGIGAQLGGLLVTGLALILVGVIVHVAGKRVIDAIMPPAVTGAIVALIGFNLAPAATSNFETQPLVAFVTLLGILGCTVLGRGMVSRLSILIGVVIGWVFAAVTGNLSEGASQAIADAPWVGLPQFHAPEFQASAILVTLPVLIVLIAENIGHVKAVGEMTHRDLDDLSGRALIGDGIATTLAGSFGGSGTTTYAENIGVMAATRVYSTAAYWIAAIFAVLLAFVPKFGALIFTIPAGVLGGATIMLYGMIGLLGVRIWMDSRVDFTHPVNLAAAAVALIAGIGNLSITVAGVPLEGIAWGSIGILVGYPIMMKLYRTVGEGRFYPTRDVIINRT, via the coding sequence GTGAACAAAACCTTCGGATGGACCCTGCACGGTGATGGCCAGGCCATCGCCCCCGGCGATGTCGTCGCCCCGGATGAGCGCCTCAGCTGGCCCCGCACCATCGGCATCGGCATGCAGCATGTCGTCGCCATGTTCGGTGCGACCCTGCTGGTGCCGACGCTGACCGGATTCCCCGTCAACACGACCCTGCTCTTCTCCGGTCTCGGCACGATAATCTTCCTGCTGGTCACCGCCAACCGTCTGCCCAGCTACCTCGGCTCCTCCTTCGCCTTCATCGCCCCGCTGTCGGCCTCCCAGGCCCACGGCATCGGGGCCCAGCTCGGTGGCCTCCTGGTCACCGGCCTGGCGCTGATCCTCGTCGGCGTCATCGTCCACGTGGCGGGCAAGCGGGTCATCGACGCGATCATGCCTCCCGCGGTCACCGGCGCGATCGTCGCGCTGATCGGATTCAACCTGGCACCGGCCGCCACCTCCAACTTTGAGACTCAGCCCCTGGTCGCCTTCGTCACGCTGCTGGGCATCCTGGGCTGCACCGTCCTGGGGCGGGGCATGGTCTCGCGCCTGTCCATCCTCATCGGCGTGGTCATCGGCTGGGTCTTCGCTGCGGTGACAGGCAACCTCTCCGAGGGCGCCTCGCAGGCTATCGCCGACGCCCCGTGGGTCGGCCTGCCGCAGTTCCACGCACCGGAGTTCCAGGCCTCCGCCATCCTCGTCACCCTGCCGGTGCTCATCGTCCTCATCGCCGAGAACATCGGCCATGTCAAGGCCGTCGGGGAGATGACCCACCGCGACCTCGACGACCTGTCCGGCCGTGCCCTGATCGGCGACGGCATCGCCACCACCCTGGCCGGCTCATTCGGCGGCTCCGGCACCACCACCTACGCGGAGAACATCGGCGTCATGGCCGCAACCCGCGTCTACTCGACCGCGGCCTACTGGATCGCCGCGATATTCGCCGTCCTCCTCGCCTTCGTTCCCAAGTTCGGCGCCCTCATCTTCACCATCCCGGCCGGCGTCCTCGGCGGAGCCACCATCATGCTCTACGGCATGATCGGTCTGCTCGGGGTGCGCATCTGGATGGACAGCCGGGTGGACTTCACCCACCCGGTCAACCTCGCCGCCGCGGCCGTTGCCCTCATCGCCGGCATCGGCAACTTGTCGATCACCGTCGCCGGCGTCCCGCTGGAGGGCATCGCCTGGGGCTCGATTGGCATCCTCGTCGGCTACCCGATCATGATGAAGCTTTACCGCACCGTCGGCGAAGGCCGCTTCTATCCGACACGCGATGTGATAATTAATCGAACTTAG